One region of Polaribacter pectinis genomic DNA includes:
- a CDS encoding glycosyltransferase family 4 protein, with the protein MKKLNILYIGNNLAKKTKYLTTLENLSNQLSKENFNVIISSNKINKVIRLLDMCMSIIKNNNSLDYILIDTYSTTNFYYAFFTSQLSRLFKIKYIPILHGGNLPERIRKSSFLSKKIFENSYKNVAPSNYLKNAFEKEGYSVEYIPNTINIKDYPYKKRKNSKPKLLWVRAFKNIYNPTLAIETLRSLKEAYSEAILCMVGPFSDDSYTETIHLVKKYNLEDSVEFTGVLPKEDWLKKAKDFDIFINTTNFDNTPISVIEAMALGLPVISTNVGGIPFLINDKVDGLLVDKNNEKQMSLAIMAILEDNYSNLADNARKKVENFDWEIVKHKWLNILN; encoded by the coding sequence ATGAAGAAGCTTAATATTCTATATATAGGTAATAATTTAGCCAAAAAAACTAAATATTTAACAACATTAGAAAACCTTTCTAATCAACTATCAAAAGAGAATTTTAATGTTATTATATCATCTAATAAAATCAATAAAGTTATTAGATTATTAGATATGTGTATGTCTATAATTAAAAACAATAATAGTTTAGATTATATTTTAATTGATACCTATAGTACAACAAACTTTTACTATGCTTTTTTTACATCACAATTATCTAGGTTGTTTAAAATCAAGTATATACCAATATTACATGGAGGTAATTTGCCAGAAAGAATAAGAAAAAGTAGTTTTTTATCAAAAAAAATATTTGAAAATTCTTACAAAAATGTGGCGCCATCTAATTACCTAAAAAATGCCTTCGAAAAAGAAGGTTATTCTGTAGAATATATACCAAACACAATAAATATTAAAGATTATCCATATAAAAAAAGAAAAAACAGCAAACCAAAATTATTATGGGTTAGAGCTTTTAAAAATATTTATAACCCAACTTTAGCAATAGAAACTTTGCGATCGTTAAAAGAAGCTTATTCAGAGGCTATTTTATGTATGGTTGGTCCTTTTTCTGATGATTCTTATACAGAAACTATACATCTTGTAAAAAAATATAATCTAGAGGATTCTGTAGAGTTTACAGGTGTTTTACCTAAAGAAGATTGGCTAAAAAAAGCTAAAGATTTCGACATTTTTATAAATACTACAAATTTTGATAATACTCCAATAAGTGTAATAGAAGCTATGGCTTTAGGCCTGCCAGTTATTAGCACAAATGTGGGAGGAATACCCTTTTTAATTAATGATAAAGTTGATGGTTTATTAGTTGATAAAAACAACGAAAAACAAATGTCATTAGCAATTATGGCTATTTTAGAAGATAATTATTCTAATTTAGCTGACAATGCAAGAAAAAAAGTAGAAAATTTCGATTGGGAAATAGTGAAACATAAATGGTTAAATATTTTAAATTAA
- a CDS encoding phenylacetate--CoA ligase family protein, with protein MSIIDYSLRFNNYPIVEARKKLKEIHNLQQNNFDSYVDKQKKKIVKYHLDNTPFYRELVNNKDWNWNSLPVLEKKELQVSLQERLSKDYTLKNVFKNKTSGSTGNPFSFAKDKFSHALTWAIITNRFNWHNLYGKKQARFYGFPKDKLSKNKELLKDVFSNRYRFNVFDVSDKALENWIEKFKTKNFVYLNGYTTVILVFAKYLIFKNIVLKDICNTLKACVVTSEMLFENDKEILKKAFGVPIINEYGASELDLIAFEDSNNNWILNTETLFVEVLDDNNNILEDGKIGNLVITSLYNKANPFIRYKIGDKGAIKRINKTQFILEKLQGRSEDLVKLPSGKIAPGLTFYYITKSIMEDSGEVKEIKVIQTHLDTFKIEYVSIRELERTQKEKIEKALLDYLEPNLKIEFFKLDELERSKSGKLKQFTSLIKNN; from the coding sequence ATGAGCATAATAGATTATTCTTTAAGATTTAATAATTATCCTATAGTTGAAGCTAGAAAAAAATTAAAGGAGATTCATAATTTACAACAAAATAATTTTGATTCTTATGTTGATAAACAAAAGAAAAAAATTGTAAAATATCATTTAGATAATACTCCTTTTTATAGGGAATTAGTTAACAATAAAGACTGGAATTGGAACTCTTTACCAGTTCTTGAAAAAAAAGAATTGCAAGTTTCTTTACAAGAAAGATTAAGTAAAGATTACACGTTAAAAAATGTTTTCAAAAATAAAACATCAGGTTCTACAGGCAATCCTTTTTCTTTTGCTAAAGATAAATTTTCTCATGCGCTCACTTGGGCTATTATAACCAATAGATTTAATTGGCACAATTTGTATGGTAAAAAGCAGGCACGTTTTTATGGATTTCCAAAAGATAAATTATCAAAAAACAAAGAACTTTTAAAAGATGTTTTTTCTAACAGATATAGATTTAATGTTTTTGATGTATCTGATAAAGCACTCGAAAATTGGATAGAGAAATTTAAAACTAAAAACTTTGTTTATTTAAATGGATATACAACTGTAATATTAGTTTTTGCTAAATATTTAATATTTAAAAATATTGTTTTAAAAGATATTTGTAACACTTTAAAAGCTTGTGTTGTTACTTCAGAAATGTTATTTGAAAATGATAAAGAGATACTAAAAAAAGCATTTGGAGTTCCAATTATAAATGAATATGGAGCGTCTGAATTAGATTTAATAGCCTTTGAAGACTCCAATAATAACTGGATTTTAAATACAGAAACTCTTTTTGTTGAAGTTTTAGATGATAACAACAATATACTTGAAGATGGCAAGATTGGTAACCTTGTTATTACATCTTTATATAATAAAGCAAATCCTTTCATACGCTATAAAATAGGCGATAAAGGAGCTATTAAAAGAATAAATAAAACTCAATTTATTCTAGAGAAATTACAAGGCCGAAGTGAAGATTTGGTAAAATTGCCAAGTGGCAAAATTGCACCAGGATTAACCTTTTACTATATTACAAAATCTATTATGGAAGATTCTGGCGAGGTTAAAGAAATAAAGGTAATTCAAACTCATTTAGATACTTTTAAAATTGAGTATGTTTCTATACGCGAATTAGAAAGAACTCAAAAAGAAAAGATAGAAAAAGCATTATTAGATTATTTAGAACCAAATTTAAAAATAGAATTTTTTAAATTAGATGAACTAGAAAGATCTAAAAGCGGAAAATTAAAGCAGTTTACTTCATTAATAAAAAACAATTAA
- a CDS encoding glycosyltransferase family 4 protein — translation MQRIVIISNYYPPEMGAAANRIKNLAEGLQRRGNDVTVICPLPNYPQGKIFKNYKNKLSVKENINNIEVKRFWIFPSKSTNVIARLLSMLSFSWSLWFSFFSFIKKKPDIFIIQSPPLFVALSGLLFSKFLGCRNILNVSDIWPLSALELGVIKKGVFYNLLEKIEKINYKLANKIIGQSNEIIDHISKLTQKDSLVYRNVSDYKEYSPKEKSNGNLKIIYAGLLGYAQGIFKVCEDINFTELNAELHIYGAGLEEEKIKELTNIKGNNIFFHGVKTSKEIKNEIRKYDVGFVPLKNRIYGAVPSKIFELMQLGVPILFFGEGEGELIVREEKIGFTCNSNDFKGLRNNILKYIKLNQKEYSGMTNRLLELHREEYNLEKQLQKLFGNNFLK, via the coding sequence ATGCAAAGAATTGTAATAATTTCTAACTATTACCCTCCAGAAATGGGAGCCGCAGCAAATAGGATTAAGAATCTGGCTGAAGGTTTACAACGAAGAGGAAATGATGTTACAGTAATTTGTCCTTTACCAAATTATCCTCAAGGAAAAATTTTTAAGAACTATAAGAATAAATTAAGCGTAAAAGAGAATATTAATAATATAGAGGTAAAAAGATTTTGGATTTTTCCATCTAAATCTACAAATGTCATAGCTAGATTATTAAGTATGTTGTCTTTTTCTTGGTCTTTATGGTTTTCTTTTTTTAGCTTTATTAAGAAAAAACCAGATATATTTATAATACAATCTCCACCATTATTTGTGGCACTTTCGGGTTTATTATTTAGTAAATTTTTAGGTTGTAGAAACATTTTAAATGTGTCTGATATTTGGCCTTTATCTGCTTTAGAATTGGGTGTTATTAAAAAAGGTGTTTTTTATAATTTACTAGAAAAAATAGAAAAAATCAATTATAAATTAGCAAATAAAATTATTGGTCAATCAAATGAAATTATTGACCATATTAGTAAATTAACACAAAAAGATTCTTTAGTTTACAGAAATGTTTCTGATTATAAAGAATATAGTCCAAAAGAAAAAAGCAATGGCAATTTAAAAATTATTTATGCTGGTTTATTGGGTTATGCTCAAGGAATTTTTAAAGTTTGTGAGGATATTAATTTTACAGAATTAAATGCAGAGTTGCACATTTACGGAGCAGGTCTAGAAGAAGAAAAAATTAAAGAATTAACTAATATTAAAGGAAATAATATTTTTTTTCATGGTGTTAAAACATCAAAAGAAATTAAAAATGAAATAAGAAAATATGATGTTGGTTTTGTTCCTCTTAAAAACAGAATCTATGGGGCAGTTCCTTCAAAGATTTTTGAATTAATGCAATTAGGTGTTCCCATTTTATTTTTTGGAGAAGGAGAAGGGGAGCTTATTGTTAGAGAAGAAAAAATTGGCTTTACTTGTAATTCTAATGATTTTAAAGGTTTAAGAAATAATATTTTAAAGTATATAAAATTAAATCAAAAAGAATATAGTGGTATGACTAATAGGTTGTTAGAGCTACATAGAGAGGAATATAATTTAGAGAAACAATTACAAAAATTATTTGGTAATAATTTTCTTAAATAA
- a CDS encoding exopolysaccharide biosynthesis polyprenyl glycosylphosphotransferase — MDKKSSYYNLSERKFLLRVVDILLVTVCLFLATLFLNFSYLNFSKEPIFTWIFLLIFYYLIFGEVFQLYNLNVSNNRYLIVRSVVLTAFSTTIFYIFTPFISPELPTNRLQIVYFFLLISVPIILWRFLYTWLIFSPKFFKNIVFIGKSERIEKILNKIKNDNFHNVISYISDKEITGINGFQNISSAKLDSFIKKSYITEVIVSKAGFSKEIIDSLNKELILLFEKGVNIISYEGFYEDLTGRVPKEYLDHNFYKYINFSKNNENRFYLFWVRFIDIAISLFGLISFTVLIPLLLLGNLIGNRGPLFYTQIRVGENGKFFKIYKLRSMVKNAEINGAVWAKKNDARITSFGKFLRNTRLDEVPQFFNILKGEMSIIGPRPERPEFVKDLEDKIPFYAIRHVVRPGLTGWAQVNYPYASTLEEQRIKLRYDLYYIKERNSFLDFKILIKTITTILYYRGQ, encoded by the coding sequence TTGGATAAAAAATCTTCATACTATAATTTGTCTGAAAGAAAGTTTCTTTTAAGAGTAGTAGATATATTACTAGTTACAGTTTGTTTATTTCTTGCCACATTATTTTTAAATTTTAGTTATTTAAATTTTTCCAAGGAGCCTATTTTTACATGGATATTTTTACTTATTTTTTATTATTTAATCTTCGGAGAAGTTTTTCAATTATACAATTTAAATGTTTCAAATAATAGATATTTAATTGTTAGAAGTGTTGTTTTAACAGCTTTCTCAACTACAATTTTTTATATTTTTACACCATTCATTTCTCCAGAGTTACCTACAAACAGGTTACAGATAGTTTATTTCTTTTTATTAATATCTGTACCAATAATACTATGGAGGTTTTTATATACTTGGTTAATATTTTCACCCAAATTTTTTAAGAATATTGTGTTTATTGGTAAATCTGAAAGGATTGAAAAAATACTTAATAAAATAAAAAATGATAATTTTCACAACGTAATAAGTTATATTTCAGACAAAGAAATAACTGGAATAAATGGGTTTCAAAATATATCTTCTGCAAAATTAGACTCTTTTATTAAGAAAAGTTATATAACTGAAGTAATTGTTTCTAAAGCCGGTTTTTCAAAAGAAATTATAGACTCGTTAAATAAAGAGCTTATTTTATTATTTGAAAAAGGTGTAAATATTATAAGTTATGAAGGCTTTTATGAAGATCTTACAGGAAGAGTTCCTAAAGAATATCTAGACCATAACTTTTATAAATATATAAATTTTAGTAAAAACAATGAAAATAGGTTTTATCTTTTCTGGGTTCGATTTATAGATATAGCAATATCTTTATTTGGTTTAATATCTTTTACTGTATTAATTCCTTTACTACTGCTTGGAAATTTAATTGGTAATAGAGGTCCATTATTTTATACACAAATTAGAGTTGGTGAAAATGGTAAGTTTTTTAAAATTTACAAATTGCGTTCTATGGTTAAAAATGCAGAAATCAATGGTGCTGTTTGGGCAAAAAAGAATGATGCAAGAATAACATCATTTGGTAAGTTTTTAAGAAATACTAGATTAGATGAAGTTCCTCAATTCTTTAATATTTTAAAAGGAGAAATGAGTATTATTGGACCAAGACCAGAAAGACCGGAGTTTGTAAAAGATTTAGAAGATAAAATACCATTTTATGCAATTCGTCACGTAGTTAGACCAGGTTTAACAGGTTGGGCACAAGTTAATTATCCGTATGCAAGTACATTAGAAGAGCAAAGAATAAAATTAAGGTACGACTTGTATTATATTAAAGAAAGGAACTCTTTTCTAGACTTTAAAATCCTTATTAAAACAATAACTACGATATTATATTATCGCGGACAATAA
- a CDS encoding lipoprotein N-acyltransferase Lnb domain-containing protein: MKKKYFFLLLLLSFLKPIYSQVELSVYSEVSIVTAGPGTELYSAFGHSAVRIKDPVLNLDIIYNYGVFDFNAPNFYSNFAKGNLIYTLARYDFKYFLRTYNNEKRWVKQQVLNLTRDERQAYFLFLEDNAKPSNANYSYDPYFNNCATILRDITKSILKNKVAFNDNHLVKDQTLRSLMDKELYWNTWGSFGINLIAGTILDKKATTSEYMYLPDYVYDAFKHGTIYIKNQPENLVKREDVLLNFKENKQKSGLFNPFIIFSILAILGIFITSKDFKNNKRTKVLDFILFFITGVIGCVIAFLWFFSSHSTAPNNFNFLWAFAPNLIVSFILLKNHQHKWLQKYLQLLILFLIVIPILWLARVQGFPIAVIPLLILLLVRYLYLLKNVIVRDNIIS, translated from the coding sequence ATGAAAAAAAAATACTTTTTTCTTCTTTTACTTTTATCCTTTTTAAAACCAATTTATTCTCAAGTAGAACTTTCTGTCTATTCAGAAGTTAGTATAGTAACTGCTGGTCCAGGTACTGAGTTGTACTCGGCTTTTGGCCATTCTGCTGTTAGAATAAAAGATCCTGTTTTAAATTTAGATATTATTTATAATTATGGAGTTTTCGATTTTAATGCTCCTAATTTTTATTCAAATTTTGCAAAAGGAAATCTTATTTATACGTTAGCTCGTTATGATTTTAAATATTTTTTAAGAACCTATAATAATGAAAAACGTTGGGTAAAACAGCAAGTTTTAAACCTAACTAGAGATGAAAGACAAGCTTATTTTTTATTTTTAGAAGATAATGCCAAACCTTCTAATGCAAATTATTCTTACGATCCGTACTTTAATAATTGTGCCACCATATTAAGAGATATAACAAAATCTATTTTAAAAAATAAAGTTGCTTTTAATGATAATCATTTAGTAAAAGACCAAACTTTAAGAAGTTTAATGGATAAAGAATTATACTGGAACACATGGGGTAGCTTTGGCATTAATTTAATTGCAGGAACAATTTTAGATAAAAAAGCAACAACATCTGAATATATGTATTTACCTGACTATGTTTATGATGCTTTTAAACATGGAACAATTTATATTAAAAATCAACCTGAAAATTTAGTAAAAAGAGAAGATGTTCTTCTAAATTTTAAAGAAAATAAGCAAAAATCGGGTCTTTTTAATCCTTTTATAATTTTTAGTATTTTAGCTATTCTAGGTATTTTTATAACTTCTAAAGATTTTAAAAACAATAAAAGAACTAAAGTATTAGACTTTATTTTGTTTTTTATAACAGGAGTTATTGGCTGTGTTATTGCTTTTTTATGGTTTTTCTCAAGTCATTCTACTGCACCAAATAACTTTAATTTTTTATGGGCTTTTGCTCCGAATTTAATTGTTTCGTTTATACTGTTAAAAAATCATCAACATAAATGGTTGCAGAAATATTTACAACTATTAATCTTATTTTTAATAGTAATTCCAATTCTTTGGTTAGCTAGAGTTCAAGGTTTTCCAATTGCAGTTATTCCACTACTAATATTATTGCTAGTAAGATATTTATACTTGTTAAAAAATGTTATTGTCCGCGATAATATAATATCGTAG
- a CDS encoding PorV/PorQ family protein produces the protein MKYKILLFLFIFPLFLNAQALRNYSNEFLTIGVDAAALGMSKSVVATTNDVNAIYWNPAGLVGIEDYQGSLMHASYFAGIANYNHVGFAMPIDKESAIGISIIRFGVDDILNTTELIDSDGNIDFNRIRLFSSVDYAFNMAYARNLIFKDLKFGVNAKIVRRIIGDFASSWGFGFDAGIQFERNDWKFGVMVRDITTTFNSWAIDEDEFNKIKDAIPGQNQDLPETTEITKPKLQLGVARNWRVGRFLNLLTEVDLNVRFAKTNDIFSSEAASIDPAAGFQLDYDDLVYLRAGVGNFQYITEFDNSKSLSMQPNFGVGFKYNGIKIDYALTNIGSVGNALYSNIFSITFDYTFFRR, from the coding sequence TTGAAATATAAAATTTTACTTTTTTTATTCATTTTTCCGCTATTTTTAAATGCACAAGCATTAAGAAATTACTCTAACGAATTTTTAACAATTGGTGTAGATGCTGCTGCTTTAGGAATGAGTAAATCTGTTGTTGCCACTACAAATGACGTTAACGCAATTTACTGGAATCCAGCAGGTTTAGTTGGCATTGAAGATTACCAAGGTTCTTTAATGCACGCTTCTTATTTTGCAGGAATTGCAAATTATAATCACGTAGGTTTTGCAATGCCAATTGATAAAGAAAGTGCTATTGGAATTTCTATTATTCGTTTTGGAGTTGATGATATCTTAAATACAACAGAATTAATAGATAGTGATGGAAATATAGATTTTAATAGGATTCGACTTTTTTCATCAGTAGACTATGCTTTTAATATGGCTTATGCCAGAAACCTAATTTTTAAAGATTTAAAATTTGGTGTAAATGCAAAAATAGTTAGAAGAATTATTGGCGACTTTGCTTCTTCTTGGGGTTTTGGTTTTGATGCAGGAATTCAATTTGAAAGAAATGATTGGAAGTTTGGTGTAATGGTAAGAGATATTACTACCACTTTTAACAGTTGGGCAATTGATGAAGATGAATTTAATAAAATTAAAGATGCAATTCCTGGGCAAAACCAAGATTTGCCAGAAACAACAGAAATTACAAAACCAAAACTACAATTAGGAGTTGCTAGAAATTGGAGAGTTGGAAGATTTCTAAATTTGCTTACAGAAGTAGATCTAAATGTACGTTTTGCTAAAACTAATGATATTTTTTCTTCTGAAGCAGCAAGTATAGACCCTGCTGCAGGTTTTCAATTAGATTATGACGATTTGGTATATTTAAGAGCTGGTGTTGGGAATTTTCAATATATAACTGAATTTGACAACAGTAAATCTCTTTCTATGCAACCAAATTTTGGAGTTGGGTTTAAATACAATGGTATAAAAATAGATTACGCATTAACAAATATTGGTAGTGTTGGTAATGCTTTGTATTCTAATATTTTTTCAATTACTTTTGATTATACTTTTTTTAGACGTTAG
- a CDS encoding YheT family hydrolase, which yields MPVFTSDFSPTLPFRNGYFNTMYRPLFMKDTCQYLRKRVTTWDNDFIDLDFSLVGSKTLVLLIHGLEGSSESKYITSNTKHLNNLGLDAVCFNLRGCSGEDNKLLATYHSGKTEDVDFVLNYLIRNYDYDNIVMVGFSLGGNLTLKYLGENTSKLSPKIKGGIAVSVPIHIASAEKEMDKLKNKLYMEVFFKTMKNKLLEKAHKFPEYNLDKDKLFKATKFKHLEYLYTVPVFGFKSPEDYWEKASSKQFVSNIDRPALLINAKDDTFLSKECFPFEEANSSEFFHLEVPDYGGHVGFMSSFKPAENRWLENRIARFIEENIQIDI from the coding sequence ATGCCTGTTTTTACTTCTGACTTCTCTCCTACTTTACCTTTCAGAAATGGTTATTTTAACACCATGTACAGGCCACTTTTTATGAAAGACACCTGTCAGTACTTACGAAAACGAGTTACAACTTGGGACAATGATTTTATAGATTTAGATTTTTCTTTGGTAGGTTCTAAAACGTTGGTTTTATTGATACATGGTTTAGAAGGAAGTTCTGAATCTAAATATATAACATCTAACACAAAACACCTTAATAATTTAGGTTTAGATGCTGTTTGTTTTAATTTAAGAGGTTGTTCTGGAGAAGACAACAAATTGCTGGCAACTTACCATAGTGGAAAAACTGAAGACGTAGATTTTGTATTAAACTATTTAATTAGAAATTACGATTATGATAATATTGTAATGGTTGGCTTTAGTTTAGGTGGAAATTTAACTCTAAAATATCTGGGTGAAAATACCTCTAAATTATCACCAAAAATAAAAGGTGGCATTGCTGTATCTGTTCCCATTCATATTGCTTCCGCAGAAAAAGAAATGGACAAGTTAAAAAACAAATTGTATATGGAAGTGTTTTTTAAAACCATGAAAAACAAACTTTTAGAAAAAGCCCATAAATTTCCAGAATATAATTTAGATAAAGATAAATTGTTTAAAGCAACCAAATTTAAACATTTAGAATATTTATATACAGTGCCTGTTTTTGGTTTTAAAAGTCCAGAAGATTATTGGGAAAAAGCAAGTTCTAAACAATTTGTTTCTAATATAGATAGACCAGCACTTTTAATTAATGCAAAAGACGATACTTTTTTATCCAAAGAATGTTTTCCTTTTGAAGAAGCAAATAGTTCTGAATTCTTTCATCTTGAAGTACCAGATTATGGTGGTCATGTAGGTTTTATGTCTTCTTTTAAACCTGCTGAAAACAGATGGTTAGAAAATAGAATTGCGCGTTTTATAGAAGAAAATATCCAGATTGATATTTAG